From one Caldichromatium japonicum genomic stretch:
- a CDS encoding ABC transporter ATP-binding protein produces MPLRLEGVEVSLGRRVVLHPLSCTIEAGECIGIIGPNGAGKSTLLKAIAQLLPYRGRIWLGDEPLDRLAPEVRARHLSYLAQADRVSWPLAAYDLVALGRRPYRRGWQWGDDGLSEKDRKAIEEAMRATDCWSLRARSVETLSGGERARVRLARALAVEAPVLLADEPVAALDPRHRLEVMALLRAQTEGGKAVIIVLHDLSLTSRFCDRLLLLDRGQSVGFGPALEVLSPESLGAVYGIEALIGRYRGEPYVLPWSCHEMP; encoded by the coding sequence ATGCCCCTCAGGCTGGAGGGGGTAGAGGTTTCACTCGGCCGGCGGGTCGTGCTCCATCCCCTGTCCTGTACGATCGAGGCCGGAGAATGCATCGGGATCATCGGACCCAATGGCGCAGGTAAGAGCACCTTGCTTAAGGCCATCGCCCAGCTTTTACCCTATCGCGGCAGGATCTGGCTGGGGGATGAGCCTTTGGATCGCCTTGCGCCCGAGGTGCGTGCCAGACATCTGTCTTATCTCGCCCAGGCCGATCGGGTCTCTTGGCCGCTCGCCGCCTATGACCTGGTGGCCCTCGGGCGCAGGCCCTATCGCCGCGGTTGGCAGTGGGGCGATGATGGCCTGAGCGAGAAGGACCGGAAGGCGATCGAGGAGGCGATGCGCGCGACCGATTGTTGGTCGCTGCGCGCGCGCTCGGTCGAGACACTCTCGGGCGGTGAGCGGGCGCGGGTGCGTCTGGCGCGGGCGCTTGCGGTCGAGGCGCCTGTACTCTTGGCCGATGAGCCAGTGGCGGCGCTCGATCCACGCCATCGGCTCGAGGTCATGGCACTCCTGCGCGCCCAGACCGAGGGCGGCAAGGCCGTCATCATCGTCCTCCATGACCTCAGCCTCACCAGCCGGTTTTGCGACCGCCTGTTGCTCCTCGATCGCGGCCAATCGGTCGGGTTTGGCCCAGCCCTCGAGGTCTTGAGCCCGGAGTCCTTGGGTGCCGTCTATGGCATCGAGGCCCTGATCGGCCGCTATCGGGGCGAGCCCTATGTCTTACCTTGGTCTTGTCATGAGATGCCCTGA
- a CDS encoding FecCD family ABC transporter permease yields MFSPYPLLGALCLMLSLIGLGLGPVGLGPGEVLGGLIGTGPDGHQLIVCELRLPRVMLAWLVGAALGMSGAALQGLLRNPLAEPGILGISASASLGAVLTLYFGLTLLSPWVLPASAMLFALSATLLLWGLTRTGADHLTLVLAGVALSSLAGALTSLALNFAPHPTDAQDIVLWLLGSLADKGLAEVWLCLPFVCLGLGLLLSCAPALDLLALGEDEAQTLGLDLRGLRVRVVLGSALCIGSTVAVTGVIGFVGLVVPHLLRPWVGFRPGALLPVSALGGVGLVLAADLAARLAPTAREPMLGVITALIGAPFFLGLILRGRRESWGMG; encoded by the coding sequence ATGTTCAGTCCTTATCCACTCCTTGGGGCCTTGTGTCTGATGCTCAGCCTGATTGGGCTCGGTCTTGGGCCGGTAGGTCTTGGGCCAGGGGAGGTCCTGGGGGGGCTGATCGGTACTGGACCCGATGGCCATCAACTGATCGTGTGCGAGCTGCGCCTGCCGCGGGTCATGCTGGCCTGGCTGGTGGGGGCGGCGCTCGGGATGTCGGGCGCGGCCTTACAAGGTCTGTTGCGCAACCCGCTTGCCGAGCCAGGGATCTTGGGGATCTCGGCGAGCGCCAGCCTGGGTGCGGTCTTGACCCTGTATTTCGGCCTGACCCTCTTGAGCCCTTGGGTCTTACCGGCTTCGGCCATGCTCTTTGCCTTGAGCGCGACCCTATTGTTATGGGGCCTAACCCGCACCGGCGCCGATCATCTTACCCTGGTCCTTGCGGGGGTCGCGCTGTCTTCACTCGCCGGTGCCCTGACCTCGCTTGCGCTCAATTTTGCGCCCCATCCCACAGATGCCCAGGACATCGTGCTCTGGCTCTTGGGGTCTCTAGCAGACAAGGGTCTCGCCGAGGTGTGGCTCTGTCTGCCCTTCGTCTGTTTGGGATTGGGATTGCTGTTGAGCTGTGCGCCAGCGCTGGACCTTTTAGCCCTGGGGGAGGATGAGGCCCAGACCCTGGGGTTGGATCTCAGGGGATTGCGGGTGCGGGTGGTGTTGGGGTCGGCTCTGTGCATCGGTTCGACCGTTGCCGTGACCGGCGTCATCGGCTTCGTCGGCCTGGTCGTCCCCCACCTCTTGCGTCCTTGGGTCGGCTTTCGCCCTGGGGCCTTGCTGCCGGTCAGCGCCCTGGGGGGGGTGGGGTTGGTGCTGGCAGCGGATCTTGCGGCGCGTCTGGCGCCGACGGCGCGCGAACCCATGCTTGGGGTCATCACCGCCCTGATCGGCGCGCCCTTTTTCTTGGGGCTGATCCTGCGCGGGCGCAGGGAATCATGGGGGATGGGCTAG
- a CDS encoding YhdH/YhfP family quinone oxidoreductase, whose product MTSYPACRIHQDPQHRIAIEPLERPGPAAGEVLVRVDYASVNYKDALAGTGRGRILRRFPLTGGIDAAGRVELSQHPDFQPGDPVIATGWGLGVEHDGGYAGYLRAPGDWLVPMPEGLDARSAMILGTAGLTAALALERIQVNGQHPGHGPILVTGASGGVGSLAISMLARLGYRVVAVSRKPGLKDWLKGLGAEEVMDPQAFAGHTRPLEHARWGGAIDTVGSELLSQISRTIVPNGNIAVVGLAGGSELNLSVMPLILRGVSLLGCNSVDIPNPLRRTLWQRLAGPWRPDLESILTETIGLAGLPAAFERMLAGQTHGRILVKPQVG is encoded by the coding sequence ATGACCAGCTACCCTGCCTGCCGTATCCACCAAGACCCCCAACATCGCATCGCGATCGAACCCCTGGAGCGGCCAGGCCCGGCTGCGGGCGAGGTCTTGGTGCGGGTTGATTATGCCAGCGTCAACTATAAGGACGCGCTTGCCGGCACCGGTCGCGGCAGGATCCTGCGCCGCTTTCCCCTGACCGGCGGGATCGATGCAGCGGGCAGGGTCGAGCTTTCACAGCATCCGGACTTTCAGCCGGGCGATCCGGTCATCGCCACCGGCTGGGGTCTAGGGGTCGAGCATGACGGCGGCTATGCCGGCTATCTACGCGCGCCTGGTGACTGGTTGGTGCCAATGCCGGAGGGGCTCGATGCGCGCTCGGCCATGATCCTCGGGACAGCGGGTCTAACCGCTGCCTTGGCGCTCGAGCGGATACAGGTCAATGGCCAACACCCGGGGCATGGACCGATTCTGGTAACAGGGGCAAGCGGTGGCGTCGGCTCCCTGGCCATATCGATGCTGGCGCGCCTGGGCTATCGGGTCGTCGCCGTGTCGCGCAAGCCAGGGCTCAAGGATTGGCTGAAGGGGCTGGGGGCGGAAGAGGTCATGGATCCCCAGGCATTTGCCGGTCACACCCGCCCGCTAGAACATGCCCGCTGGGGCGGGGCGATCGATACCGTTGGCAGCGAGCTGCTCTCCCAGATCAGCCGCACCATTGTCCCCAATGGCAATATCGCTGTCGTAGGTCTGGCCGGGGGCTCGGAGTTGAATCTCAGCGTCATGCCCTTGATCCTGCGCGGGGTCAGCCTCTTGGGGTGTAACTCGGTGGATATCCCCAATCCATTGCGCCGTACCCTGTGGCAGCGGCTGGCCGGACCCTGGCGGCCAGATCTTGAATCGATCCTCACCGAGACCATCGGGCTTGCTGGACTGCCTGCCGCCTTTGAGCGAATGCTGGCCGGCCAGACCCATGGGCGGATCTTAGTCAAGCCACAGGTAGGCTAG
- a CDS encoding IS3 family transposase, with protein sequence MKKIPKQEYTAEFRELAVKRVKTGQTVGVVAKELGLIEQTLRNWVKAFEAGKLNGPGTKPVTPEQMELSRVRAENVRLKRENEILKKHGVLREGCAMKYAWIDAHRKEFELTGMCEALAVSASGYRAWKRGGTAERKRLTDTQMLALIRAIHAELKGAYGSPRITRELRERGFPESKERVERLMRENGIRARHKRRFKATTDSRHSLPVAPNQVWTADLTYIWTDEGWLYLAVVLDLFNREVVGWSIKPRMTADIVIDALTMAWFRKKPTPGLIHHSDRGSQYASGPFQARLKEYGMICSMSRKGNCWDNAPTESFFNSLKNERVHGTRYGTRDATAADLFDYIEPFYNRRRKHSPLGYASPMKFLEGWISAQHEQKLAA encoded by the coding sequence TTGAAGAAGATACCGAAGCAGGAATACACGGCCGAATTTCGGGAGTTGGCGGTAAAGCGGGTAAAGACGGGCCAGACGGTTGGGGTGGTAGCGAAGGAGCTGGGGCTGATCGAGCAGACGCTGCGCAACTGGGTCAAGGCGTTCGAGGCGGGCAAGCTCAACGGCCCTGGCACGAAGCCGGTCACGCCGGAGCAAATGGAGCTCTCGCGGGTGCGGGCGGAGAACGTTCGGCTCAAGCGCGAGAACGAAATCCTAAAAAAGCACGGCGTACTTCGCGAGGGATGCGCTATGAAGTACGCGTGGATCGACGCGCATCGGAAGGAATTCGAACTGACGGGAATGTGCGAGGCGCTGGCGGTGAGCGCCAGCGGCTACCGCGCCTGGAAGCGCGGCGGCACGGCGGAACGCAAACGGCTCACGGATACGCAGATGCTGGCGCTGATCCGCGCCATCCACGCTGAACTGAAAGGGGCCTACGGCAGCCCGCGCATCACGCGGGAGTTGCGGGAGCGCGGCTTTCCGGAGAGCAAGGAACGCGTCGAACGCCTGATGCGCGAGAACGGTATCCGTGCCCGCCACAAGCGGCGATTCAAGGCGACGACGGATTCCAGGCACAGCCTGCCGGTAGCGCCGAATCAGGTCTGGACGGCTGATCTGACCTACATCTGGACCGATGAAGGTTGGCTCTACCTGGCCGTGGTCCTCGATCTGTTCAACAGGGAAGTCGTGGGCTGGTCGATCAAGCCAAGGATGACGGCGGACATCGTAATCGATGCGCTGACCATGGCGTGGTTCCGCAAGAAGCCGACCCCGGGGCTGATTCATCACTCCGACCGGGGAAGCCAGTATGCAAGTGGCCCCTTCCAGGCGCGGCTGAAAGAGTATGGCATGATCTGCTCGATGAGCCGCAAGGGGAACTGCTGGGATAACGCGCCGACCGAGAGCTTCTTCAACAGCTTGAAGAATGAGCGGGTGCATGGCACCCGCTACGGCACGCGGGATGCAACGGCGGCCGATCTGTTCGACTATATCGAGCCGTTCTACAACCGCAGGCGAAAGCATTCGCCGCTCGGCTACGCCTCGCCCATGAAGTTCCTGGAGGGCTGGATCAGCGCTCAGCATGAGCAGAAATTGGCGGCATAA
- a CDS encoding fumarate hydratase produces the protein MALIRDQDLIHSVAKALQFISCYHPPDFIHALAAAHAREQSPAARDAIAQILYNSRLCAAGRRPICQDTGMVVAFVKVGMGIRWEGNKSLQELIDEGVRRAYLDPHNPLRASVVAPPLGARRNTGDNTPAVVHAELVPGDRLEVHLAAKGAGSENKARFAVLNPGDDLVAWVLETIPKLGAGWCPPGIIGIGLGGSAEKAMLLAKASLLDPIDLPEIKARGPQDPIESLRLELYERINALGIGAQGLGGLTTVLDVKIRTFPTHAASLPVALIPNCAATRHIAFTLDGSGPARFEPPRLEDWPPIIWTPDPSARRVNLEALTPEEVASWRAGERLLLSGRILTARDAAHRRLVELMARGEPLPEGLDLSNRLIYYVGPVDPVGDEVIGPAGPTTASRMDRFIEPLLAQGVLGMIGKGERGPQAIESIRRFGAVYLIAVGGAAYLISRSIRAARLLAFPDLGMEAIREFEVEDLPVTVAVDSLGQAIHETGPAIWRGQLGVIPVIGS, from the coding sequence ATGGCCCTGATTCGTGACCAAGACCTGATCCACAGCGTCGCCAAGGCGCTGCAGTTCATCTCCTGTTATCACCCGCCCGACTTCATCCATGCCCTGGCCGCGGCCCATGCGCGCGAACAGTCGCCGGCGGCGCGCGATGCCATCGCCCAGATCCTCTATAACTCCCGCCTTTGCGCTGCGGGGCGGCGACCTATCTGCCAGGACACTGGGATGGTGGTGGCCTTCGTAAAGGTTGGCATGGGGATACGCTGGGAGGGCAACAAAAGCCTCCAGGAGCTGATCGACGAAGGGGTCAGGCGGGCCTATCTCGATCCCCATAATCCATTGCGCGCCTCGGTCGTAGCCCCCCCCTTGGGCGCGCGGCGCAATACCGGCGACAACACCCCAGCGGTGGTCCATGCCGAGCTGGTCCCAGGTGATCGACTCGAGGTGCATCTGGCGGCCAAGGGCGCAGGCTCAGAGAATAAAGCCCGGTTTGCGGTCCTCAATCCCGGCGATGACCTCGTCGCTTGGGTGTTGGAGACCATCCCCAAGCTCGGCGCCGGTTGGTGCCCGCCGGGGATCATCGGCATCGGGCTCGGCGGCTCGGCGGAAAAGGCCATGCTCTTGGCCAAGGCATCGCTCCTCGATCCCATCGACCTGCCCGAGATCAAGGCGCGCGGACCGCAGGACCCCATCGAGTCCTTGCGCCTTGAACTCTATGAGCGGATCAATGCATTAGGGATCGGGGCGCAGGGTCTAGGTGGGCTGACCACGGTCCTGGATGTCAAGATCCGCACCTTTCCCACCCATGCCGCCTCTCTCCCCGTGGCCCTGATCCCCAATTGTGCGGCGACCCGCCATATCGCCTTCACCCTGGATGGCAGCGGACCAGCTCGGTTTGAGCCCCCGCGCCTCGAGGACTGGCCGCCGATCATCTGGACCCCTGATCCTAGCGCCCGGCGCGTCAATCTCGAGGCCCTCACGCCCGAGGAAGTCGCAAGCTGGCGCGCCGGCGAGCGCCTGTTGCTCTCTGGGCGGATCCTGACGGCACGCGATGCGGCCCATCGGCGTCTCGTCGAGCTCATGGCGCGCGGCGAGCCCTTACCAGAGGGATTGGATCTCAGCAATCGATTGATTTATTACGTCGGGCCGGTCGATCCGGTAGGCGATGAGGTCATCGGGCCTGCCGGACCGACCACTGCCAGCCGTATGGATCGCTTCATTGAACCCCTATTGGCGCAAGGGGTGCTCGGCATGATCGGCAAGGGTGAGCGCGGACCGCAAGCGATTGAGTCGATCCGCCGTTTCGGCGCGGTCTACCTGATCGCAGTCGGCGGGGCGGCCTATCTCATCTCTCGATCGATCCGCGCCGCACGTCTGCTTGCCTTTCCGGACCTGGGGATGGAGGCGATCCGCGAGTTTGAGGTGGAGGACCTGCCGGTGACCGTCGCGGTCGATAGCCTGGGTCAGGCCATCCATGAGACAGGCCCGGCCATTTGGCGTGGCCAGCTTGGGGTCATCCCGGTGATCGGCAGCTAG
- a CDS encoding ABC transporter ATP-binding protein — protein MIEVEHLSRSYGALKAVQDVSFRIEKGEILGLLGHNGAGKTTIMKMLTGYLEPSSGTIRIDGLDLAQERRAAQRRIGYLPENCPLYPEMTVLDALDYQATLLGLPPDRRLHAIRRAVERTELGAKATVTIGTLSRGYRQRVGVAQAILHEPRILILDEPTNGLDPSQIQHMRALIRELAQEATVIISTHILQEVEAICARVLIMRSGRLAFDGRLDAFGGTPRLVVRIGGADEALSVLGGIEGVSSVEVLDPSGEVRRFALTAAQPEEVAPRVAQAVCRQGWALHGLEIERHRLEDLFGAVTLEQMEVGHA, from the coding sequence ATGATCGAGGTTGAACACCTCAGCCGCTCCTATGGCGCCCTCAAGGCGGTCCAGGACGTCTCCTTCCGTATCGAGAAGGGGGAGATTCTGGGACTGCTCGGGCACAACGGGGCGGGTAAGACCACCATCATGAAGATGCTGACCGGCTATCTCGAGCCGAGCAGCGGGACGATCCGCATCGATGGCCTAGATCTGGCCCAAGAGCGTCGCGCCGCCCAGCGCCGCATCGGTTATCTGCCCGAGAACTGTCCGCTGTATCCTGAGATGACGGTCTTGGATGCCTTGGATTATCAGGCCACCTTACTTGGCCTGCCGCCCGACCGCCGTCTGCATGCCATCCGTCGCGCCGTGGAACGGACTGAACTGGGTGCCAAGGCGACGGTAACCATCGGCACCCTCTCGCGCGGTTATCGCCAACGGGTGGGGGTGGCCCAGGCCATCCTGCACGAACCCAGGATCCTGATCCTGGACGAGCCGACCAATGGCCTAGACCCCAGCCAGATCCAACACATGCGCGCCCTGATCCGCGAGCTCGCCCAAGAAGCCACGGTGATCATCTCCACCCATATCCTGCAAGAGGTCGAGGCGATCTGCGCGCGGGTGCTGATCATGCGCTCGGGGCGCTTGGCCTTCGATGGCCGACTCGATGCCTTTGGGGGAACGCCGCGCCTGGTGGTCAGGATCGGCGGGGCGGACGAGGCCCTGTCTGTGCTCGGCGGGATCGAGGGCGTGTCTTCGGTTGAGGTCTTGGATCCGTCAGGGGAGGTGCGCCGCTTTGCCCTGACCGCTGCGCAGCCGGAGGAGGTTGCGCCGCGCGTCGCCCAGGCCGTCTGTCGGCAGGGTTGGGCGCTCCACGGCCTGGAGATTGAGCGCCATCGGCTGGAAGACCTGTTCGGCGCCGTGACCTTGGAACAGATGGAGGTGGGTCATGCCTGA
- a CDS encoding DUF4350 domain-containing protein: MPEILAVARRELWSFFGSPVAYIFIGAFLAISLFVFFWVDAFFARNIADARPLFEWMPVLLIFLCAALTMRLWSEERRAGTIEVLFTLPVPTYQLVLGKFLAAWALVAVALALTLPLPLTVSWLGPLDWGPVIGAYLAALLLAAAYVSIGLFVSARTDNPLVALIGTTLIGAAFYAIGSPALTSFVGHDTGEVLRLLGSGARFDSITRGVIDLRDLYYYLSLTGVFLALTIYSLERLGWAEPEANPRHHRRWGLVTGMAIANLIAANLWLQGIAGARLDLTEGRQYSLSEATRTYLGQLQEPLLIRGYFSAQTHPLLAPLIPQLRDLLKEYQIAGGDRVRVEIVNPQDSPELEREAGELYGIQPVAFQTASKYQASVVNSYFDILIKYGDQYETLGFRDLIEVKVRGEMDLDVRLRHPEYDITRSIRKVLQGYQGGGDPFARLTKPVTLRAFVSASDRLPEPLSQLRVELESLLAELKGRAHGRFDFEIQDPGAGDGSLAKTIRERYGFEPLITSLVDPTPFYFYLVLEDGTRSLPVPLPESLDRSGLNRAMEATIKRFAPGVLRTIALYTPQPEAGLFGMGGTVDDYNLLRQVLEDGFNVRATDLASGQVPEEADLLLVVDPEGLDDKQRFAIDQFLMQGGTVVIATSSFDLKLAGGAISARKRPTGLEDWLAQQGLTLEPRLVLDPRNTPFPIPVQRNVGGFVIREIQTLDYPYFPDIRGEGLNADHLVTAGLGQITLNWVSPIGVDQAKTANRRVTPLIQSSPDAWTSESEDMQPDFAAHGPLGFARGSDRGRKLLAVAVEGRFESAFAGKPSPLLEQQDQPKDTPEEEGAEPAKDEGDKGKRSPKISRVIDSSPESARLILIGSASFLSDTAISLANEAMQTRYFKPFELIQNAIDWSLEDPALLSLRGRGQFGRLLDPVGRETRLFLETLNYLLAAAGLILVYWLYRRARAQRARYHAAILGVGGQ, encoded by the coding sequence ATGCCTGAGATCCTGGCCGTTGCCCGGCGCGAGCTCTGGTCCTTCTTCGGCTCGCCGGTGGCCTATATCTTCATCGGGGCCTTTTTGGCCATCTCGCTCTTTGTCTTTTTTTGGGTGGATGCCTTTTTTGCGCGCAATATCGCCGATGCGCGCCCCCTGTTTGAATGGATGCCGGTCCTTTTGATCTTTTTGTGCGCCGCACTCACCATGCGTCTGTGGAGCGAGGAGCGGCGCGCCGGCACCATCGAGGTCCTGTTCACCCTGCCGGTTCCGACCTATCAGCTGGTCCTCGGCAAGTTCCTCGCCGCCTGGGCGCTGGTTGCGGTCGCCCTTGCCCTCACCCTGCCTTTACCGCTGACGGTCTCCTGGCTTGGGCCGCTCGATTGGGGTCCGGTGATCGGGGCCTATCTGGCCGCCTTGCTCTTGGCTGCGGCCTATGTGTCGATCGGGCTCTTTGTCTCGGCGCGCACCGACAACCCACTCGTCGCCCTGATCGGCACCACCCTGATCGGCGCTGCCTTCTATGCCATCGGCTCGCCGGCGCTGACCAGCTTTGTAGGACATGACACGGGGGAGGTCCTGCGTCTCTTAGGGAGCGGTGCGCGCTTTGACTCGATCACCCGTGGGGTCATCGATCTCAGGGACCTTTATTACTATCTGAGCCTCACCGGCGTCTTCCTCGCCCTGACCATCTATAGCCTGGAGCGCCTGGGTTGGGCCGAGCCCGAAGCCAATCCGCGCCATCATCGCCGCTGGGGGTTGGTCACCGGGATGGCGATCGCCAATCTGATCGCAGCCAATCTCTGGCTCCAGGGGATCGCGGGCGCCCGCCTGGATCTGACCGAAGGTCGGCAATACAGCCTGTCAGAGGCGACTCGGACCTATCTGGGCCAACTCCAAGAACCGCTCCTCATCCGCGGTTATTTCAGCGCCCAGACCCATCCGTTGCTTGCGCCGCTGATCCCCCAGCTTCGCGACCTGCTCAAGGAGTATCAGATCGCCGGCGGCGACCGGGTGCGGGTCGAGATCGTCAATCCGCAAGACTCGCCTGAACTCGAGCGCGAGGCCGGCGAGCTCTATGGGATCCAGCCGGTCGCCTTCCAGACTGCAAGCAAGTATCAGGCATCGGTGGTCAATTCCTATTTCGATATCCTGATCAAATACGGCGATCAATACGAGACCCTGGGCTTTCGCGACCTGATCGAGGTCAAGGTGCGCGGCGAGATGGATCTCGATGTGCGCCTGCGTCACCCGGAATATGACATCACCCGCAGTATCCGTAAGGTGTTGCAGGGCTATCAGGGCGGTGGGGACCCATTCGCCCGCCTTACTAAGCCCGTGACCCTGCGCGCCTTCGTCTCGGCGTCGGACAGGCTTCCAGAGCCCCTCTCCCAGTTGCGCGTTGAGCTTGAATCCCTGCTTGCCGAGCTGAAAGGACGCGCACACGGGCGCTTTGACTTCGAAATCCAGGACCCGGGCGCTGGGGATGGCAGCCTGGCCAAGACCATCCGAGAGCGCTATGGTTTTGAGCCCCTGATCACCAGCCTCGTCGATCCGACGCCGTTTTATTTCTATTTGGTGCTTGAGGACGGCACGCGCAGCCTGCCGGTGCCCTTGCCCGAGTCGCTCGACCGGTCTGGTCTAAATCGGGCGATGGAGGCAACGATCAAGCGTTTTGCCCCGGGGGTCTTGCGGACCATCGCGCTCTATACACCTCAGCCGGAGGCCGGGTTATTCGGCATGGGCGGTACGGTCGATGATTACAACCTGCTACGCCAGGTGCTTGAGGACGGCTTCAATGTCCGGGCGACCGATCTTGCCTCAGGACAGGTACCCGAGGAGGCCGATCTCTTGCTGGTGGTAGATCCTGAAGGTCTGGATGACAAACAGCGCTTCGCTATCGATCAGTTCCTAATGCAGGGCGGGACCGTGGTCATCGCTACCTCATCCTTTGATCTCAAACTTGCAGGCGGGGCGATCAGTGCGCGCAAGCGCCCGACCGGGCTTGAGGATTGGCTGGCCCAGCAGGGTCTCACCCTCGAACCGCGCCTGGTGCTCGACCCGCGCAATACCCCCTTCCCCATCCCTGTTCAGCGCAATGTCGGTGGATTTGTCATCCGCGAGATCCAGACGCTGGACTATCCCTATTTCCCGGATATCCGCGGCGAGGGGCTCAATGCCGATCACCTGGTCACTGCCGGCCTCGGCCAGATTACGCTCAATTGGGTCTCACCGATCGGTGTAGATCAGGCAAAGACGGCCAACCGCAGGGTGACTCCCCTGATCCAAAGCTCGCCGGATGCCTGGACCAGCGAGTCTGAGGACATGCAGCCCGATTTCGCGGCACATGGACCCTTGGGGTTTGCGCGCGGTTCAGACCGCGGGCGCAAGCTACTCGCCGTCGCGGTCGAGGGGCGGTTTGAATCGGCATTCGCCGGCAAGCCCTCGCCCCTGCTCGAGCAACAGGATCAACCCAAGGACACGCCCGAAGAAGAGGGCGCTGAACCCGCCAAGGACGAAGGTGACAAGGGCAAGAGGTCGCCCAAGATCTCGCGGGTGATCGACAGCTCGCCCGAATCGGCGCGGCTGATCCTGATCGGGTCGGCGAGCTTTTTGAGCGATACCGCCATCAGCCTGGCCAACGAGGCCATGCAGACCCGTTATTTTAAGCCATTCGAGTTGATTCAGAATGCGATCGATTGGTCGCTCGAGGATCCAGCGCTCCTGTCTTTGCGCGGACGGGGTCAATTCGGCCGCCTGCTCGATCCGGTTGGGCGTGAGACCCGTCTGTTCCTAGAGACCCTGAACTATCTGCTCGCAGCGGCTGGGCTCATCCTGGTCTATTGGCTATATCGGCGCGCACGCGCCCAGCGCGCACGCTATCACGCTGCGATCCTAGGTGTTGGAGGTCAATGA